In Streptomyces nojiriensis, one genomic interval encodes:
- a CDS encoding ABC transporter permease, whose amino-acid sequence MSTATAPAIAPDPVADFPQELKPAPAGVRSVTRTFFFILWRDIFVTGRELGTFLAQILVEPFFILFVFGKVLGELGFTGGGFQAVLLPGVVALNAFLVSLQNTALPLIIDFSWSKEIEDRLLAPIPTTLVAVEKLVFGMLRGIVASLLMIPMGFLVLDNVSWPMDRFPATLGVLLMGALAGSTVGLTIGTLAPARHISIVFAVTLTPLMFTGCTQFPWHGLADIRWFQVLCAFNPLTYVSEGIRALLLPPGGPGSIPLWVDLMALTAAILIFGAIGIKGFHRRAQD is encoded by the coding sequence ATGAGCACCGCCACCGCACCCGCCATCGCACCCGACCCGGTCGCCGACTTCCCGCAGGAGCTGAAGCCCGCTCCGGCCGGCGTCCGCTCGGTGACCCGTACGTTCTTCTTCATCCTGTGGCGGGACATCTTCGTCACCGGCCGCGAACTGGGCACCTTCCTCGCCCAGATCCTCGTGGAACCGTTCTTCATCCTGTTCGTCTTCGGCAAGGTCCTCGGTGAACTCGGCTTCACCGGCGGCGGCTTCCAGGCGGTCCTGCTGCCCGGCGTGGTGGCGCTCAACGCCTTCCTGGTGAGCCTGCAGAACACGGCACTGCCGCTGATCATCGACTTCTCCTGGAGCAAGGAGATCGAGGACCGGCTGCTGGCCCCGATCCCCACCACCCTGGTGGCGGTCGAGAAGCTGGTCTTCGGCATGCTGCGCGGCATCGTCGCGTCGCTGCTGATGATCCCGATGGGCTTCCTGGTCCTGGACAACGTGTCCTGGCCGATGGACCGGTTCCCGGCCACCCTGGGCGTGCTGCTGATGGGCGCGCTGGCCGGCAGCACGGTGGGCCTGACCATCGGCACCCTGGCCCCGGCGCGGCACATCAGCATCGTCTTCGCGGTGACGCTGACCCCGCTGATGTTCACGGGCTGCACCCAGTTCCCGTGGCACGGGCTGGCGGACATCCGCTGGTTCCAGGTGCTGTGCGCCTTCAACCCGCTGACCTACGTCAGCGAGGGCATCCGCGCCCTGCTGCTGCCGCCCGGCGGTCCCGGCTCGATCCCGCTGTGGGTGGACCTGATGGCGCTCACTGCGGCGATCCTGATCTTCGGCGCGATCGGCATCAAGGGCTTCCACCGCAGGGCCCAGGACTGA
- a CDS encoding ABC transporter ATP-binding protein, translated as MVDGLVKKYRDRDRPAVDGLSFSVRRGEVFGFLGPNGAGKTTTIGILTTRVAPTAGRAFVQGVDVVAHPAQARRAFAVVPQRNNLDQSLTLRQNLTFHAGYHGMGRTERRRLADECLEWVGLGDRGKDRGDQLSGGQAQRVMIARALMHRPDVLFLDEPATGLDPQARLFIHERVAELSGRGVTTVLTTHDMDEAARLCDRVGIVDHGRLLALDTPQALMQSLSGTALTLTVRPAESGAVEVIRLLEKIEAVTRVERIEPGRPEGPGDSGDSADGTAPDAGDPAADAPVRLRLYSDAPSGAVLPAAITTLTAANCDIKDIKVGTATLEDVFIALTGRELR; from the coding sequence GTGGTCGATGGACTGGTCAAGAAGTACCGGGACCGTGACCGTCCGGCGGTGGACGGCTTGAGTTTCTCGGTCCGACGGGGTGAGGTGTTCGGCTTCCTGGGGCCCAACGGAGCCGGCAAGACAACAACCATCGGCATCCTCACCACCCGCGTGGCCCCCACCGCGGGGCGCGCCTTCGTACAGGGCGTGGACGTCGTGGCCCACCCCGCGCAGGCCCGCCGGGCCTTCGCCGTCGTCCCTCAGCGCAACAACCTCGACCAGTCGCTCACCCTGCGGCAGAACCTGACCTTCCATGCCGGCTACCACGGCATGGGCCGTACCGAACGCCGCCGGCTCGCCGACGAGTGCCTGGAGTGGGTGGGGCTCGGCGACCGCGGCAAGGACCGCGGCGACCAGCTCTCCGGCGGCCAGGCCCAGCGCGTGATGATCGCGCGGGCCCTGATGCACCGGCCCGACGTCCTCTTCCTGGACGAGCCGGCCACCGGACTCGACCCCCAGGCACGCCTGTTCATCCACGAGCGGGTGGCCGAGCTGAGCGGGCGCGGTGTGACCACCGTGCTCACCACCCACGACATGGACGAGGCCGCCCGGCTCTGCGACCGCGTCGGGATCGTGGACCACGGGCGGCTGCTCGCCCTGGACACGCCGCAGGCGCTCATGCAGAGCCTGAGCGGCACCGCCCTGACCCTCACCGTGCGGCCGGCGGAATCCGGCGCGGTGGAGGTCATCCGCCTGCTGGAGAAGATCGAGGCGGTGACTCGGGTCGAACGGATCGAGCCCGGCCGCCCGGAAGGCCCGGGCGACTCGGGCGACTCCGCGGACGGCACGGCGCCGGACGCCGGGGACCCGGCCGCGGACGCGCCCGTACGGCTGCGCCTCTACAGCGACGCGCCGTCCGGTGCGGTGCTTCCGGCCGCCATCACCACCCTGACGGCGGCGAACTGCGACATCAAGGACATCAAAGTGGGCACCGCGACACTGGAGGACGTCTTCATCGCGCTGACCGGCCGGGAGCTGAGATGA
- a CDS encoding thioesterase II family protein, whose protein sequence is MTHAYGRPPAGETTPDEVGLIQIRQPALPSSYRMICFPSSRNSPLCYLAMAELLLPTVELLIVQYPFLSAEEELDPAACELLADKVFEAVRGWTDRPFALFGHRMGAELAYAVGCRLERETYGAPLTLFVSGRTAPGHRGSLGPPALSCRVVALTAQHDRRAAPEGVRGWRRCTSGSFDLEVFPGAQGYLKSHRREVVNIVHDQLISLGEPDPD, encoded by the coding sequence ATGACCCATGCGTACGGCCGGCCCCCCGCCGGGGAGACCACCCCCGACGAGGTCGGCCTGATCCAGATCCGGCAGCCCGCGCTCCCGAGCAGCTACCGCATGATCTGCTTCCCGAGTTCACGCAACTCCCCGCTCTGCTACCTCGCCATGGCCGAGCTGTTGCTGCCCACCGTGGAACTGCTCATCGTGCAGTACCCCTTCCTGTCGGCGGAGGAGGAACTCGATCCGGCGGCATGCGAGTTGCTGGCCGACAAGGTCTTCGAGGCGGTACGGGGCTGGACCGACCGCCCGTTCGCCCTCTTCGGGCACCGGATGGGCGCCGAACTGGCCTACGCGGTGGGATGCAGGCTGGAGCGGGAGACGTACGGCGCCCCGCTGACCCTGTTCGTCTCCGGGCGGACGGCACCCGGACACCGCGGCAGCCTCGGCCCGCCCGCCCTCAGCTGCCGGGTCGTCGCGCTGACCGCCCAGCACGACCGGCGCGCCGCGCCGGAGGGCGTCCGCGGCTGGCGGCGGTGCACGTCCGGCAGCTTCGACCTGGAGGTGTTCCCCGGCGCCCAGGGGTATCTGAAGTCGCACCGCCGGGAGGTGGTCAACATCGTCCACGACCAGCTGATCTCGCTCGGTGAACCGGACCCCGACTGA
- a CDS encoding flavin monoamine oxidase family protein: MTSASPAPTTMLVPDFPFSYDGWLRHPAGLGSLPPGRAGTPVAVVGGGMAGLTAAHELMRLGLRPVVYEADQLGGRMRSVPFPGQPGCVAEMGAMRFPVSARALFHYIDLLGLRTAPFPNPLAEHTPSTVIDLGGVRHTARAADQLPDVYQEVAAAWEKALQERAELSTMRDAVRRRDVETLKHVWNRLVREFDDQSFYGFLATSAAFRSFRHREIFGQVGFGTGGWDTDFPNSLLEILRVVYTEADDHQVAILGGSQQVPRGLWEHRPGDCAHWPAGTSLASLHGGAARPGVRSVRRDGAEFTVTDADGRRDRFAAVVYTPHVWTLLNRVETDPELLSAPLWTAVERTHYMGSSKLFVLTDRPFWRDVDPDTGLPVMSMTLTDRMPRGVYLFDDGPDRPGVMCLSYTWNDDSLKMATLSAQERLDVLLGKLADIYPGLDIRSHVIGEPLTITWETEPHFMGAFKSNLPGQYRYQRRLFTQFMQRGQPQAQRGFFLCGDDVSWTAGFAEGAVTTALNAVWGVLDHLGGATHPDNPGPGDLFEELAPVELPYDD, translated from the coding sequence ATGACATCAGCAAGCCCGGCCCCGACCACCATGCTCGTGCCGGACTTCCCCTTCTCCTACGACGGCTGGCTGCGCCACCCGGCGGGCCTGGGCTCCCTGCCGCCCGGGCGCGCCGGCACGCCCGTGGCCGTGGTGGGCGGCGGGATGGCCGGACTGACCGCCGCCCACGAGCTGATGCGGCTGGGCCTGCGCCCGGTCGTATACGAGGCGGACCAGCTGGGCGGCCGGATGCGCTCGGTGCCGTTCCCGGGCCAGCCCGGCTGTGTGGCGGAGATGGGCGCGATGCGCTTCCCGGTGTCGGCCCGCGCGCTGTTCCACTACATCGACCTGCTGGGGCTGCGTACCGCCCCCTTCCCCAACCCGCTGGCGGAGCACACCCCGAGCACCGTCATCGACCTGGGCGGCGTACGCCACACCGCCCGCGCCGCGGACCAGCTGCCCGACGTCTACCAGGAGGTGGCCGCGGCCTGGGAGAAGGCGCTCCAGGAGCGGGCGGAGCTGTCCACGATGCGCGACGCCGTCCGGCGGCGTGACGTGGAGACGCTCAAGCACGTCTGGAACCGGCTGGTCCGGGAGTTCGACGACCAGTCCTTCTACGGGTTCCTCGCCACCAGTGCGGCGTTCCGGTCCTTCCGGCACCGGGAGATCTTCGGGCAGGTGGGTTTCGGCACCGGCGGCTGGGACACCGATTTCCCCAACTCGCTGCTGGAGATCCTGCGCGTCGTCTACACGGAGGCCGACGACCACCAGGTGGCCATCCTCGGCGGCTCCCAGCAGGTGCCGCGCGGCCTGTGGGAACACCGGCCGGGGGACTGCGCGCACTGGCCGGCGGGTACCTCGCTGGCCTCCCTGCACGGCGGGGCCGCCCGGCCCGGGGTCCGCTCCGTGCGGCGCGACGGGGCGGAGTTCACCGTCACCGACGCCGACGGGCGGCGGGACCGGTTCGCCGCCGTGGTCTACACGCCGCACGTGTGGACGCTGCTGAACCGCGTGGAGACCGATCCGGAGCTGCTGAGCGCGCCGCTGTGGACGGCGGTGGAGCGGACCCACTACATGGGCTCGTCCAAGCTGTTCGTGCTGACGGACCGACCCTTCTGGCGTGACGTCGATCCGGACACCGGGCTGCCGGTGATGAGCATGACGCTCACCGACCGGATGCCGCGCGGCGTCTACCTGTTCGACGACGGCCCGGACCGCCCGGGCGTGATGTGCCTGTCGTACACGTGGAACGACGACTCCCTGAAGATGGCGACGCTCAGCGCGCAGGAGCGGCTGGACGTCCTGCTGGGGAAGCTCGCGGACATCTATCCGGGGCTGGACATCCGCTCGCACGTGATCGGTGAGCCGCTGACCATCACCTGGGAGACCGAGCCGCACTTCATGGGCGCGTTCAAGTCGAACCTGCCGGGCCAGTACCGCTACCAGCGCAGGCTGTTCACGCAGTTCATGCAGCGCGGGCAGCCGCAGGCGCAGCGGGGCTTCTTCCTGTGCGGCGACGACGTGTCGTGGACCGCCGGTTTCGCGGAGGGCGCCGTCACGACGGCCCTGAACGCGGTGTGGGGCGTACTGGACCACCTGGGCGGGGCGACCCACCCGGACAATCCCGGCCCCGGTGACCTCTTCGAGGAGCTGGCGCCGGTCGAACTGCCCTACGACGACTGA
- a CDS encoding class I adenylate-forming enzyme family protein, with protein sequence MTAKIFSADSVRPVDQFEQDALRVAEAIRERGVGLGDRVMLKAGNSASYVCVLYALMHVGASIVLVDQQEHAEETRRIALRTGVKVTFVDDETPIYPDADPIHLYELMVAVADHEPTAAALSFDVWGELPDGLIMWTSGSTGSPKGVVKSGGSFLRNLQRNADQVGHRADDVLMPLLPFAHQYGLSMVLIAWLTRCSLVIAPYRRLDRALRMARDAGVTVIDATPSSYRSILSLVTRKAALRAHLADTRMFCVGAAPLDAPLVDQYVAEFGLPLLDSYGSTELGNVSFATLDNPVACGRAMEGIRLRIVDEDGRELPAGETGEIQVDTPDALEGQVSDDGTIVPAHATGWQATGDLGHLDADGNLHVLGRKFAVHRMGYTLYPELIERKVAAQGCPTRIVPLPDELRGSQLVFFVEDEEMRDSAHWRERLCALLPAFEQPNKVVVLEQFPLNRNGKPDKKALTALAADQA encoded by the coding sequence ATGACCGCGAAGATATTTTCAGCCGACTCGGTACGGCCCGTCGACCAGTTCGAACAGGACGCCCTCCGGGTGGCCGAGGCGATCCGCGAACGCGGCGTCGGCCTCGGCGACCGGGTCATGCTCAAGGCCGGCAACTCGGCCAGCTACGTGTGCGTCCTGTACGCGCTCATGCACGTCGGCGCCTCGATCGTCCTCGTCGACCAGCAGGAACACGCGGAGGAGACCCGCCGGATCGCCCTGCGCACCGGCGTCAAGGTCACCTTCGTCGACGACGAGACCCCCATCTACCCCGACGCCGACCCCATCCACCTCTACGAGCTCATGGTCGCCGTCGCGGACCACGAGCCCACCGCCGCGGCCCTGTCCTTCGACGTCTGGGGCGAGCTTCCCGACGGCCTCATCATGTGGACCTCCGGCTCCACCGGATCCCCCAAGGGCGTGGTGAAGTCCGGTGGCTCGTTCCTGCGCAACCTCCAGCGCAACGCCGACCAGGTCGGGCACCGGGCCGACGACGTCCTGATGCCGCTGCTGCCGTTCGCCCACCAGTACGGCCTGTCGATGGTGCTCATCGCCTGGCTCACCCGCTGCTCCCTGGTGATCGCCCCCTACCGCCGTCTCGACCGCGCCCTGCGCATGGCACGCGACGCCGGGGTCACGGTCATCGACGCGACCCCGTCCAGCTACCGCAGCATCCTCAGCCTGGTCACCCGCAAGGCCGCGCTGCGCGCCCACCTCGCCGACACCCGCATGTTCTGCGTCGGCGCCGCTCCCCTGGACGCGCCGCTGGTGGACCAGTACGTGGCCGAGTTCGGGCTGCCGCTGCTCGACAGCTACGGCTCCACGGAGCTCGGCAACGTCTCCTTCGCCACCCTCGACAACCCGGTCGCCTGCGGCCGCGCCATGGAGGGCATCCGGCTGCGCATCGTCGACGAGGACGGCCGCGAGCTGCCTGCGGGGGAGACGGGCGAGATCCAGGTCGACACCCCCGACGCCCTCGAAGGGCAGGTGTCCGACGACGGCACCATCGTGCCGGCCCACGCAACCGGCTGGCAGGCCACCGGCGACCTCGGCCACCTCGACGCCGACGGCAACCTGCACGTCCTGGGTCGGAAGTTCGCCGTGCACCGCATGGGCTACACGCTCTACCCCGAGCTCATCGAGCGGAAGGTGGCCGCCCAGGGCTGCCCCACCCGGATCGTGCCCCTGCCCGACGAACTGCGCGGCTCGCAGCTGGTCTTCTTCGTCGAGGACGAGGAGATGCGGGACTCCGCCCACTGGCGGGAGCGGCTGTGCGCCCTGCTGCCCGCCTTCGAACAGCCCAACAAGGTCGTGGTGCTGGAGCAGTTCCCGCTCAACCGCAACGGCAAGCCCGACAAGAAGGCGCTGACGGCGCTCGCCGCCGACCAGGCCTGA
- a CDS encoding ACP S-malonyltransferase: protein MLDPYARARLAEADEALGYSVFDRFRDAEEDYSVDFQIAFLVNSIALADRAVDALGVSPTVCAGPSFGQKATAAFTGSLSFPDVVRLTAELARCEEEYFSGAYEDVVTHCFVRTPQERLDEILAEFDDRGAWYDLSGRLDAGFHMLSVREKELDALNAGISAAGGYSMYSMRPPVHAAAFSALRRKAEEEVFGAYELADPSLPVVVDHDGTVVRDAAGMREMMLDTFDRPIHWPAMVESLKGLGVGTLYMTGPDNLFHRLDVTKQNFEVVPVGLPKKRAREREREQALERSRAARATRARRAAPGPVTA, encoded by the coding sequence ATGCTGGACCCGTATGCGCGGGCCCGGCTGGCGGAGGCCGACGAGGCGCTCGGATATTCGGTGTTCGACCGTTTCCGTGACGCCGAGGAAGACTATTCCGTCGATTTCCAGATCGCCTTCCTGGTGAACTCCATCGCGCTGGCGGACCGGGCCGTGGACGCCCTCGGCGTCTCCCCCACCGTCTGCGCGGGGCCGAGCTTCGGCCAGAAGGCGACCGCCGCCTTCACCGGGTCGCTCTCCTTCCCCGACGTCGTGCGGCTGACCGCCGAACTGGCCCGCTGCGAGGAGGAGTACTTCTCCGGGGCGTACGAGGACGTGGTCACCCACTGCTTCGTACGCACCCCGCAGGAGCGCCTGGACGAGATCCTCGCGGAGTTCGACGACCGGGGCGCCTGGTACGACCTCTCCGGCCGCCTCGACGCCGGCTTCCACATGCTCTCCGTACGGGAGAAGGAGCTCGACGCCCTGAACGCCGGCATCAGCGCGGCGGGCGGCTACTCCATGTACTCGATGCGGCCGCCCGTGCACGCGGCGGCCTTCTCGGCGCTGCGGCGCAAGGCGGAGGAGGAGGTCTTCGGCGCGTACGAACTGGCCGACCCCTCCCTTCCGGTGGTCGTCGACCACGACGGCACGGTCGTGCGGGACGCCGCCGGGATGCGCGAGATGATGCTGGACACCTTCGACCGGCCGATCCACTGGCCGGCCATGGTGGAGTCCCTCAAGGGGCTCGGTGTCGGCACGCTGTACATGACCGGCCCCGACAACCTGTTCCACCGGCTGGACGTCACCAAGCAGAACTTCGAGGTCGTCCCGGTGGGCCTGCCGAAGAAGCGGGCCCGCGAACGCGAGCGGGAGCAGGCGCTGGAGCGGTCCCGGGCGGCCCGGGCGACCCGAGCCCGGCGCGCCGCCCCGGGGCCCGTGACCGCCTGA
- a CDS encoding sugar phosphate nucleotidyltransferase, with protein sequence MKALVLSGGSGTRLRPPPAPSAERFHHSADKPALFHAIEGVADAGITDVGIVLGDTADEVRAAVGDGARFGVSVTYLPQHRPPGLAHAVRTARHWLGDDDFVTYPGDALVPGGIGEQLEEFRSRRPAAQAVPGRAGVYFFTDAVHRAVEAVQPSARGELEITDVLRWLAGQGLEVVSGTADGHDEAQFRS encoded by the coding sequence GTGAAAGCACTCGTCCTGTCGGGGGGATCCGGCACCCGGCTGCGCCCCCCGCCCGCCCCTTCCGCCGAGCGGTTCCACCACTCGGCGGACAAGCCCGCCCTCTTCCACGCCATCGAGGGCGTCGCCGACGCGGGCATCACCGATGTCGGCATCGTCCTCGGTGACACCGCCGACGAGGTCCGCGCGGCCGTGGGCGACGGCGCCCGCTTCGGCGTGAGCGTCACCTACCTCCCGCAGCACCGGCCGCCGGGCCTGGCCCATGCCGTGCGCACCGCGCGGCACTGGCTCGGTGACGACGACTTCGTGACGTACCCGGGCGACGCCCTGGTCCCCGGCGGGATCGGCGAGCAGCTGGAGGAGTTCCGCAGCCGCCGCCCGGCGGCCCAGGCCGTGCCCGGCCGGGCCGGGGTGTACTTCTTCACGGACGCCGTGCACCGGGCCGTCGAGGCCGTCCAGCCCTCCGCCCGCGGCGAGCTGGAGATCACCGACGTCCTGCGGTGGCTGGCCGGCCAGGGCCTGGAGGTCGTCTCCGGCACCGCCGACGGCCACGACGAGGCGCAGTTCCGTTCATGA